Proteins encoded in a region of the Mycolicibacterium duvalii genome:
- a CDS encoding acyl-CoA dehydrogenase family protein has protein sequence MDFSFNEEQETVAKVARQLFEARATPEHLTELESGGLRYDPALWSELASSDLLGIALPEAVGGSGGGFLELGVLLSEVGWSVAPVPVYATLVLGADTIARHGDADIQQQYLPGVIDGSVILTAALAEPGNSNPAVPRSTTARQKADTWLVEGVKDMVPAAQLADAIVVSAVADDGPGLFVVDAGAAEVAVTPVPTTDGEPYAEVTLTGAPARRLRGDGDIVGSLYTRGLVGLCAIQVGVSERALRIAASYTAEREQFGRPIGSFQAVQQRMADAFIDTEAIRWTTWHAAWLIAQGRPAAREASIAKFWAAEAGARVVATAQQVHGGMGIDITYPVSRYYLWAKDIELALGSASQQLARLGTAYPEGRK, from the coding sequence ATGGACTTTTCCTTCAACGAAGAACAAGAGACGGTCGCTAAGGTGGCCCGGCAGCTCTTCGAGGCTCGCGCCACTCCCGAGCACCTCACCGAGCTCGAATCCGGCGGCCTACGCTACGACCCGGCGCTGTGGAGCGAACTCGCGTCCTCGGACTTGCTCGGGATTGCGCTACCCGAAGCCGTCGGCGGCAGCGGTGGTGGATTCCTCGAACTGGGTGTGCTGCTGTCCGAGGTGGGCTGGAGCGTCGCCCCGGTACCGGTGTATGCGACGTTGGTTCTCGGCGCTGACACGATTGCGCGGCACGGCGATGCGGACATCCAGCAGCAATATCTGCCGGGGGTCATCGACGGCAGCGTCATTCTGACGGCTGCACTCGCCGAGCCGGGCAATTCCAACCCGGCTGTACCGCGAAGTACGACAGCGCGCCAGAAGGCCGACACGTGGCTCGTCGAGGGTGTCAAGGATATGGTTCCTGCCGCGCAGTTGGCCGACGCGATCGTCGTTTCCGCTGTCGCCGACGACGGACCGGGCCTGTTCGTCGTCGACGCCGGTGCGGCTGAGGTCGCCGTCACGCCGGTGCCGACCACCGACGGCGAGCCCTATGCGGAAGTGACCCTGACGGGTGCGCCCGCTCGGCGGCTGCGCGGCGACGGCGACATCGTCGGGTCTCTGTACACGCGCGGGCTCGTTGGACTGTGTGCCATTCAGGTCGGTGTCAGCGAGCGGGCGCTCCGCATCGCCGCGTCCTACACGGCCGAACGCGAGCAGTTCGGCCGCCCGATCGGGTCCTTCCAGGCCGTGCAGCAACGTATGGCGGACGCCTTCATCGACACGGAGGCGATCCGGTGGACGACCTGGCACGCAGCGTGGCTGATCGCCCAGGGCAGGCCCGCAGCGCGGGAGGCGTCGATCGCCAAGTTCTGGGCCGCGGAAGCCGGCGCACGCGTCGTGGCCACCGCTCAGCAGGTGCACGGCGGGATGGGTATCGACATCACCTATCCCGTGTCCCGGTACTACCTCTGGGCCAAGGACATCGAACTAGCACTCGGATCCGCCTCCCAGCAGCTCGCCCGGCTCGGCACCGCATATCCGGAAGGACGCAAATGA
- a CDS encoding Zn-ribbon domain-containing OB-fold protein has product MAQRLAPSISPDTEFFWSGLKEGELRIQRCANCKTLRVPPRPMCGKCQSLDWDYVVSSGHGTVYSFVMPQYPPLPFLQYPYVVALIDLDEGVRIVSNLCDVEPGDIETGMPVEVFYETFEALPSGDELVLHQFRPVS; this is encoded by the coding sequence ATGGCCCAGCGACTTGCCCCGTCGATCAGCCCGGACACGGAGTTCTTCTGGTCGGGACTCAAAGAGGGCGAACTGCGCATCCAGCGATGCGCGAATTGCAAGACTCTGCGCGTCCCGCCCCGGCCGATGTGCGGCAAGTGTCAGTCACTCGACTGGGATTACGTCGTGTCGTCCGGGCACGGCACGGTGTACAGCTTCGTCATGCCGCAGTACCCGCCACTGCCATTCCTGCAATACCCCTACGTCGTCGCCCTGATCGACCTCGACGAGGGTGTACGCATCGTGTCCAACCTGTGTGACGTCGAGCCCGGCGACATCGAAACCGGCATGCCTGTCGAGGTCTTCTACGAGACATTCGAAGCACTTCCCAGTGGTGACGAACTGGTTCTGCACCAGTTCCGGCCCGTGAGCTGA